In Deltaproteobacteria bacterium, the following proteins share a genomic window:
- the lon gene encoding endopeptidase La produces the protein MKNTAVENNNTSVTIRELPVLPTENLILFPHMVVPWIVDDPNHVKLIDDSLASDRTIAIVMTKKDPVTDTLSLAKTGTICLILRMTKNDEGHAKLMIQGITRALVREVTQERPYIKARMEPVEDIAQTDMETLALAANVKQVFSRMMELSPNMPSELAGLISSIDSPGALADIAISHLNISKEERQGILDAVDVRKRLRNTLKILTHQVEILELGHKIQSRVKDQVDKSQREFFLREQLKAIREELGETGGEAPELAELEQKLRDKNLPDEVRDEGLREIERLARMHPSSSEYTVARTFIDWIVDLPWNEETKDRLDLDYAQTILDADHYDLDKVKRRIIEYLAVRKLNPSHKGPLLCFVGPPGTGKTSLGRSIAKALGRAFHRISLGGVRDEAEIRGHRRTYVGALPGRFIQGLRKTKVKNPVFLLDEIDKIGTDFRGDPSSALLEVLDPEQNSTFTDHYLGVPFDLSKAIFITTANVLDTIPAPLLDRMEVIELSGYTLEEKYEIARRHIIPRQLEAHGLTGSHLRFSKAAIIRIAEAYTRESGVRNLEREIAAVCRGVARKIAQDEVKGVSVGVKSLAEYLGRPRFTHELAERARIPGVSTGLAWTPTGGDILFIEATRVAGKGGLILTGKLGDVMRESAQAALSLVKSKAGDLGIPAEKFADQDVHIHVPAGAVPKDGPSAGIAIACAIVSLFTDHPINPHVAMTGEVTLRGSILQVGGIKEKVLAARRAGIKDVILPKKNLADLDDIPENVKKEISFHGVSRFDEVIGLLFTGKRG, from the coding sequence ATGAAAAACACAGCAGTTGAAAATAACAACACGTCGGTAACCATACGCGAACTTCCCGTCTTGCCTACGGAAAATCTCATCCTCTTTCCCCACATGGTAGTTCCCTGGATCGTGGATGACCCCAACCACGTGAAGCTCATTGACGATTCCCTCGCCTCGGACCGCACCATCGCCATTGTCATGACAAAGAAGGATCCTGTGACGGATACATTGTCGCTTGCAAAGACCGGAACCATCTGCCTCATCCTTCGCATGACCAAGAATGACGAAGGTCATGCCAAGCTCATGATCCAGGGGATCACCCGCGCCCTGGTCCGGGAAGTCACACAGGAAAGGCCTTACATCAAGGCCAGAATGGAGCCGGTCGAGGACATAGCTCAAACGGATATGGAGACCCTCGCGCTCGCAGCCAATGTAAAACAGGTCTTTTCACGCATGATGGAGCTCTCGCCGAACATGCCGAGCGAGCTCGCCGGTCTCATCTCATCCATAGACTCACCAGGAGCCCTTGCCGACATCGCCATCAGCCACCTGAACATATCGAAAGAGGAAAGACAGGGCATCCTCGATGCCGTGGACGTGAGAAAACGCCTCAGGAATACCCTCAAGATCCTCACTCATCAGGTAGAGATCCTGGAACTCGGCCACAAGATCCAGTCCCGCGTGAAGGATCAGGTGGACAAGAGCCAGAGGGAATTCTTCCTTCGTGAGCAGCTCAAGGCCATCAGGGAGGAACTTGGGGAAACCGGCGGAGAGGCGCCGGAACTTGCGGAACTCGAACAGAAACTCAGGGACAAGAACCTTCCTGATGAGGTCCGGGACGAGGGCTTGCGCGAGATCGAGCGACTTGCCCGGATGCACCCGTCCTCCTCGGAATATACCGTTGCCAGGACGTTCATTGACTGGATTGTCGATCTTCCCTGGAACGAGGAGACAAAAGATCGCCTGGATCTCGACTACGCCCAAACCATCCTCGACGCGGATCACTACGACCTCGACAAGGTAAAGAGGCGTATAATTGAATATCTGGCCGTCCGAAAGCTCAACCCCTCACACAAGGGCCCGCTCCTTTGCTTTGTCGGCCCTCCTGGGACAGGAAAGACCTCCCTGGGCAGATCCATAGCAAAGGCCCTGGGGCGGGCCTTTCACCGGATCTCTCTGGGCGGAGTGAGGGACGAGGCCGAGATCCGAGGACACCGAAGGACCTATGTCGGCGCCCTCCCGGGCCGCTTTATCCAAGGACTCAGAAAGACAAAGGTGAAAAATCCCGTGTTCCTCCTGGATGAAATCGACAAAATCGGGACGGATTTTCGTGGAGACCCCTCGTCCGCCCTCCTCGAGGTCCTTGACCCGGAGCAGAACTCCACATTCACGGATCACTACCTGGGCGTTCCTTTCGATCTCTCAAAGGCCATATTCATCACAACGGCCAATGTCCTCGACACGATCCCGGCGCCGCTTCTCGACAGGATGGAGGTCATAGAACTCTCAGGCTACACACTGGAAGAGAAGTACGAGATCGCCCGGCGCCACATCATTCCCCGCCAGCTCGAGGCCCACGGACTCACCGGATCTCACCTCCGGTTCTCCAAGGCCGCCATCATCCGCATCGCCGAGGCCTACACGAGGGAATCAGGGGTGAGGAATCTGGAAAGGGAGATCGCCGCCGTCTGCCGCGGGGTCGCCAGAAAGATCGCTCAGGACGAGGTGAAAGGCGTCTCAGTCGGGGTCAAATCCCTTGCCGAGTACCTGGGCAGGCCCAGATTCACCCACGAGCTGGCGGAGAGGGCCCGGATCCCTGGTGTGTCCACAGGGCTTGCATGGACGCCGACCGGTGGTGACATCCTCTTTATCGAGGCCACGCGTGTGGCCGGCAAGGGAGGTCTGATACTGACCGGCAAACTCGGGGACGTCATGCGGGAATCGGCCCAGGCGGCGCTGAGCCTTGTGAAATCCAAGGCAGGGGATCTTGGCATACCTGCCGAAAAGTTTGCGGATCAGGACGTACATATACACGTCCCAGCGGGCGCTGTCCCAAAGGACGGCCCTTCTGCAGGCATTGCCATTGCATGCGCCATCGTATCCCTTTTCACGGATCACCCCATAAATCCTCATGTTGCCATGACCGGGGAGGTGACCCTCCGGGGTTCGATCCTTCAGGTGGGCGGGATCAAGGAAAAGGTGCTTGCCGCCCGCCGGGCCGGAATCAAGGATGTGATATTACCCAAAAAAAATCTGGCGGATCTGGATGATATCCCGGAGAACGTAAAAAAGGAAATCTCATTTCATGGGGTATCCCGTTTCGATGAGGTGATAGGCCTGCTCTTTACGGGAAAAAGGGGATGA
- the panC gene encoding pantoate--beta-alanine ligase has translation MDIIRDISKMNHVSCQWKRDTQTVALVPTMGALHAGHLALAQTAKVHADRVVMSIFVNPAQFGPQEDLARYPRDLARDAELARSAGIDCIFAPDASDMYPPDFQTWIRVEGVSQGLCGASRPGHFQGVATVVAMLFNIVQPDLAVFGEKDYQQLLVIRRMVSDLHIPVRILSHPIVREPDGLAMSSRNQYLSGKERLSAASLFQSLKKAEHLFSSGERSAKRIAEAVSNEILSHPYTTIDYIFLGDPEDLKPQDPLNDPSLLAVAVWVGKTRLIDNIILKQKA, from the coding sequence ATGGATATTATTAGGGACATCTCAAAGATGAATCATGTGTCATGCCAATGGAAACGGGATACCCAGACCGTTGCGCTCGTCCCCACCATGGGGGCCCTTCACGCGGGTCATCTCGCACTCGCACAGACCGCTAAGGTCCATGCGGATCGTGTCGTAATGAGCATCTTCGTGAATCCCGCCCAGTTCGGACCTCAAGAGGACCTGGCCAGGTATCCGAGGGACCTGGCAAGAGACGCGGAACTCGCTCGATCAGCAGGGATCGACTGTATCTTCGCACCGGATGCATCCGACATGTATCCACCTGATTTTCAGACCTGGATCCGGGTGGAAGGGGTGAGCCAAGGGCTCTGTGGCGCATCAAGGCCCGGGCATTTTCAGGGGGTGGCAACAGTCGTGGCAATGCTCTTTAATATCGTCCAGCCCGACCTTGCCGTCTTCGGGGAGAAGGACTACCAGCAGCTCCTTGTCATTCGGCGCATGGTCAGCGATCTCCATATCCCGGTCAGGATCCTCTCGCACCCCATCGTCAGGGAACCTGACGGCCTTGCCATGAGTTCGCGCAACCAGTACCTTTCAGGGAAAGAGCGTCTGTCGGCCGCCTCCCTTTTCCAGTCCCTCAAAAAGGCTGAGCACCTGTTTTCCTCTGGCGAAAGATCGGCCAAAAGGATAGCTGAGGCGGTATCCAATGAAATCCTTTCCCATCCATACACAACCATCGACTACATATTCCTTGGCGACCCTGAAGACCTCAAACCCCAAGATCCCCTCAATGACCCGTCCCTCCTTGCCGTGGCGGTCTGGGTGGGAAAAACGAGGCTCATAGACAACATCATCCTGAAACAGAAGGCCTGA
- a CDS encoding aspartate 1-decarboxylase, with product MLRTLLKSKIHRARITDKDLSYEGSLTVDRTLMDAADLRPFEQVMIYNISNGERFETYLIEGPPGSGAICLNGAAARKGEVGDLIIIASYGLYGGDEIEAGSSIAVYVDETNRISSIQTHPWKRA from the coding sequence ATGCTTCGCACACTCCTGAAATCCAAGATCCACCGGGCCAGGATCACTGACAAGGACCTCTCCTACGAGGGGAGCCTCACCGTGGACCGGACGCTCATGGACGCCGCAGATCTTCGTCCGTTCGAACAGGTCATGATCTACAACATCTCAAACGGCGAACGCTTCGAGACTTACCTCATCGAGGGTCCGCCCGGTTCTGGGGCTATATGCCTGAACGGGGCAGCCGCCCGTAAGGGTGAGGTCGGAGATCTCATTATCATCGCCTCCTACGGCCTTTACGGAGGTGACGAAATCGAGGCCGGTTCGAGCATCGCAGTCTATGTGGACGAAACAAACCGTATCTCGTCCATCCAGACCCATCCCTGGAAGCGCGCGTAA